Genomic window (Egicoccus halophilus):
TCGGCGAGGCCGACGAGCGGCCGGCGGGTCGCCGCCCCCCCTACCAGCCGGAGCGGTACGGCCCACGGTGGGCGCCGGTCCTGGTCGCCTGGGCGACGCCGCACGAGAACGGACTGTCGCTGCGCGACACCGACCGCGGCCTGGCCGTGCCGGTGGCCGTCGGGCGCCCGGGCGAGCGCGTCTACGTCACCGGCCAGGTGGTCCTCAACCGCGACCGCGATGACCTCCGGTCCGGGTTCCGGGACCGCGCCGATGCCTGGGGCGCGACGATCCTGCACGAGCTCGGTCACCTCGTCGGCCTCGCCCACGTCACCGCCGAGGACCAGCTGATGTCGGTCCACCCGGGGCAGGGGCCGGTCGTGCTCGGCGCGGGCGACCGCGCCGGACTCGCCGCCGTCGGCGCGGACCACGGCTGCCTCGAGGTGCCACTGCCGCGGCCGGTGGAGGTCGGCGACCCCGTCGGTCCGTGAACGCGCGGTGGCGCTGCGGACGCGGTGTCAGCCCGCCAGTCCGGCCGACGCCCCCGTCGTCCCGCCGTCGACCGGCAGCACGACGCCGGTGACCCACGAGGCCGCCTCGGAGAGGAGGAACGTCACGGCACGTGCGACGTCCTCGGGTTCCCCGAGCCGTCCCAACGGGTGCGCGGCCGCGGCGGCCTCCTCGTCCGCGGACCACAACAGCTCGGACAGCCTGGTCCTGACGACCGCCGCGGCGATCGCGTTGACCCGCACCGTCGGTGCCAGTTCGTGCGCCAGTTGCCGCGTCAGGTGGTGCAGGGCGGCCTTGGAGACGTTGTAGGCGCCGATGACCGGACTCGGCCGCAGCCCACCGACCGACCCGATGTTGACGACGGCACCGCCGCGCTCGCGCATCGAACCGTGCCAGGCCGCCCGCGCCCACAACAGCGGAGCGCGCAGGTTGACCTCCCAGGTCTTGTCGAGCGCTCCGAGGTCCACGTCGGTCAACGGTCCGGCCGCCGGGTTCGTACCGGCGTTGTTGACCAACAGGTCGCAACTGCCGAACGTCTCGACGGCGGCCCGCACGGCGTCCGCGGCGTGTTCGCCGTCCGTGACGTTGCCGACCACCGGGACGACCCGGTCCCCGAGGTCCGCGGCGAGCGGCTCGAGGGTCTCCGCCCGTCGCCCGGTGATCACGACCCCCGCGCCGCTCCTGCGTCGAGCAGCTCACGCACGATCGCCTCGCCGATCCCCCGGCTGGCGCCCGTGACCAACCCGACCTTGCCATCGACCCGGACCTGCATGCGCCGCTACCTCCGCGTGGTGCACCGAACGCTAGCCACCGTGGACGACCGCGACGGCATCCCGACGCGCGTCCGCACCACGGCGCCTCCACTCGGGCGAAGACCGGCACCCGGGCCGGGCACGTCAACGCCGACCGGGGTCAGCCGCACTTCCGTCCCCGTGCCATCCGCTCGCCGCCAGCTCGGCCCCGGCCCGCACCAGCCAGCGGATCGGCTCGTGCATGGCGGGCGCCTCACCGCCGGCCAGCTCCACCAGCGACCGGGAGGTGGCGACGCGGGTGGGCGGTGGCGTGGACAGCCGCCCGGCGACCAGGGCGACCCTGGCTCGCGATGGGACCGCATCCAGCAGCGCCCCCACGACCTTCCCCTGCAGCGAGGTGGCGTCGAAGGCGCCCTCGCCGGTGACCACCACGTCGGCGTCGGCCAGGTGCGCGGGAAGCCCGACCGCGTCCGCAACGGCGCAGGCACCGGGCCGCAACCGAGCTCCCCACAGAGCCGCCAGGCCGAAGCCGGTGCCACCGGCCGCTCCGGACCCGGGCGCGGTCACCAGATCCGTCGGGTGCTTGATCGGTCCGGCCGACGTGGCGTCGGCCGACCGGTCGACGTGCGCCGCCGTCACCGCCGCCAGGTGCGCGAGGCCGGCCTCGAGCTGCTCGACCTGGTCGGCATCGGCGCCCTTCTGCGGCCCGAACGCCCGCGCCGCCCCGTTCGGGCCCAGTAGCGGCGCCGTGACGTCGACCAGGCAGTCGACGCCGCCGGGTGGCGGGGGGCGCAGACCCGCGGTGTCGATCCGCGTGAGGGCGTGCAGGGCGCGGCCGCCGCGTGGGAGCGGTCGCCAGTCCGGCCCGAGGAACCGGGCACCGAGCGCGGCCAGTGCCCCGGTACCACCGTCGGTCGACGCCGAACCGCCGAGCGTCACCAGCAACCGGGTGGCACCGCCGTCGAGCGCCGCGGCACTCAGTTGGCCGAGCCCGGTGGTGGCGGCACCGAGCGGATCCGGCTCAGCCAGCAACGGCAGCCCGCAGGCGCCGGCCAGTTCCACCACGGCCGTACCGTCGGGCAACGCCAGCCAGGCCGCCTCGTGACGGCGGCCATCGGGACCATCGACGTGCGCCGGTACGGACCGGGCTCCGGGGTGCGCCGTGGCGAGCACCTCGGCGGTGCCCTCGCCGCCATCGGCCAGCGGCAGGACCACCACCTCGTCGTCGGGACGTCGACGTCGCCAGCCACGGGCCAGTGCATCGGCCACCTCGGTCGCGGTCGCCGTGCCCTTGTAGGCGTCCGGGGCGACGACGACCCTCACCTCGTCCTCCTGCTCCCGCCGGCGGCAGGTGCCCGGCAGCGCATCCGTGCGTCGACGGCTCCGCCGGGGCGCCGATGCGGTGTCGGCACGACGACCGGTCCACGAGCGCCGGTCAACGCGGACCGGCGTCCTCCCCGTCCTCGACCACCGCGTCGATACGCTCGGCCAGAGCCAGGTCGCGGTCGGTGATCCCCCCGACGTCGTGGCTGGACAGGCGCACCTCCACCCGTCGGTACGAGATCGCCAGGTCCGGATGGTGGTTGGCGTCCTCGGCCAGTGGCACGACCCGCGTCACGAACGCGACGGCAGCGGGGAAGTCGGGAAACTGCAGGCGGCGCACCAGTGCGTCCCCGTCGCGGGACCAGCCGGGACGCTCGCGCAGGGCCTGGTCGACGGTGTCCGGATCGAGGGTGCTCATGAACGTGTCCTATCAGCCCGGCGTCGGCCGCGCCAGCGACCGGAGGGACGCGTCGGCGTCGTCCCCGGGCCACCGTACGCTGCCGCCCGCCCGCCGCGTGGCGATCGCACACCGGCGACCCGGGCGGGCCTCCGGCCACGAATGGTCCCCCACCCCGCCGAGGAATGCCGACTGAACCCCCTGCCGATGTTCCCGCTCGGGACCGTGCTGCTGCCCCACATGGTGCTGCCGCTGCACGTCTTCGAGCCCCGCTACCGGTCACTGATGCACGACGTGCTCGAGGGCGACCGGGAGTTCGGTGTCGTGCTCATCCGACGCGGCCACGAGGTCGGTGGCGGCGACGAGCGCTACGCCGTCGGCACCGTCGCTCGCGTCCTTCGCGCCGAACGACTCGATGACGGTCGTTGGCTGGTGCTGAGCGTGGGCACCCGCCGCTTCCGGGTCGATCGATGGGATACCGAGTCGCCCTATCCGCTCGCCACCGTCACCGACCTGCCCGAGGAACGGGCCGCGGCACCGGCGGTGGCGTTGCGCGACACGCTGGCTCCGCGGCTGCGGCGCATCCTCGCGCTGCAACTCGAGCTCGGCCACGACGGCGTCCCGCCGACCGTCGAACTCTCCGACGACCTCGACGTCGCCTGCTGGCAGGCCGCCGTGGTCGCACCGCTGAGCCCCATCGACGCCCAGCGGGTGCTGGAGACCGATGGCTGCGGGGAGCGAATGCAGCTGCTCGACCGCATGCTGCTGGACCTCGAGGAGGTCCTGGAGATGGAGCTGCGCGCGGGACCGTGACCGTCGGTGCCACGTGCGCCGATAGGTTGCGCGGCCTCGTTCGCTCGATGCCGCCAGGACTTCCCCGCCCGTGTCACCACTGCCCCGCACCGACGTCTCGGTCGCCGACCCGCTCACGAGGACGGCGAGCGACCCCACCGGCCCCGTCGCGGCCTGCCTGGATGCCCGGCTGCCGCTCGACGCCACGGTGCTCGGGATCGGCGCCTTCGCCGACGGTGCCCTCCCCGCACGTCTCCAGGGCCGGCGTCGGCGCGTCGTGGCGCTGGTGGCGGGCGCCGGGGACGACCGGCCCACATCGGACCGTCCCGCGGGCACGGTCGTCGTCGGGGAGGCCGGCCAGCTGCCCTTCGCCGACGGCAGCCTCGACGGCGCCTTCGCGACCGGGGACTACTTCCGCCCCTCGACGCTCGACCCGTCGCGGGGCCTGGCCGAGCTGCACCGCGTCGTTCGACCGGGCGCCCCGATCGTGCTGGTCGGTTCGGCCGGAGACGACGACGTGACCGGCATGTGTGGTGGCGCCGGGGGTGAGCCGTTGGGTTGGTTCGCCGACCGCGGCTTCGCCGTCGAAGTGTTCGACACCACGATCGGCTTCCGCGACGCGTCGGAGGCGCACGAGGTCCTGGCGCACTGGCTGGACGGGTGCCGTCCGCTGCCCGAGCCCGTGCCGTTGCAGCTGCGGCACCGGGTGTTCGTCGCCACCGTCGCCTCGCGCGGACCGGCCGAGGTCCGCATCCGCGGCATGCGTCTGGCGGAGGCCGAGCGCGTCGGAAGCCTGACCATCGAGGCCTACGACCGCTTCGGCACGATCGAGGGCCCGTACCGGACCTTCCTCGCCGACCCGCGGCTGCGCCTGGACACGTCCTCGGCGTTGTTGGTCGCCGAGGTCGACGGCGAGGTGGTGGGCACCGTCACCTATGTCGTCCCCGGCGACGGGGAGTGGGAAGGCCCCGAGCCGGCGCCCGGCGACTGTGGGTTCCGTGTGCTGGCCGTCGACCCCGACGTCCAGGGGCGCGGGGTCGGCCCGCGGCTCGTGGCAGCCTGCCGTGAGCGGGCCGGCGAACAGGGGCGCCACCGCCTGTTCATCTCGTCGATGAGCTGGATGACCCGCGCGCACCGGATGTACGAGCGAGCGGGGTTCGTGCGTCGACCGGACCTCGACGTGATGTTCCCCGGCGGCCTGGGCGTCATCTTCACGCTCGACCTGACCGACGAGGCCGAGGAGCGGTTCCCGGCTCCCGGACCGGTGCCGCCTGAGCCACCCTGGTACGCCGACGCCTGGGCGACCTGACCTCGCGTCGAGCGGCACCCGGAACCGCGCGGCGTCGGAAGGGTCAGGACAGGGCCACGAGATCGCGCAGCGCGGCGATCGCCATCGGCAGCAGCACGGCGAGCGCGACCGCCCCGAGGATGCTGGTCAACAGCCAGCGGCCGGTACGTCGGGGCGGGCCGGTCACCGGGATGCCGAACACCGGCTCGTCGTCGGGGTCGACGTCCACGGCGGCGAGGCCGCCCGTGGTGTCCTCGGTCATCGGCGAGGCCGTGCCCGGACGGCGGTCTGGAGCGTCGTCCGACGCGTCCGCCGGGCTCGGTGCGTCCTCCGTCGCGGACGGAACGGCGACCACCGCCTCGAGCGGCGCGCGCCGCGGCGCCACGGGCACCGGTTCCGGTTCGGGCTCGGCGACGGCCGGTTCGGGCTCGGTCGTCCCTGCTCCGGGCTCGTCCGTCGCCGGCTTCTCCGTCGCCGGCTTCTCCGTCGCCGGCGCGGAGGTCGGGGGCGCGGAGGTCGGGGGCGCGAGCGGCGGATCCCACTCGGCTCGTGGTGCCACGCCCAGGGCGAGGGAGCCGTGCGGCGTCACGGGGGCGTGCGGATCCGCCAGCTCGGCCGTCTCCGGCGTCTCCGGCGCAGGAGACGCCGTGGGGCCCGCATCCCGGGTCGTCGCGACGAGGGGCGCTTCCTCGGCCGGCGGTGTCCGTGTCTGCCCGGACCCGTCCGAGCGACGGTCACCCGGGACCGTTGCGGCCTCCGATGCCGATGACGGCGCAACGCCGAGCGCCTGGGAACCGTGCACGACCGCCGGCGGCAGCACGCCACCGCTCGGCGCCGCCGGCTCCGGCCACTCGTCCGCCAGCGCCGACGCCGGGACGACCGGCGGCACCTCGACCGGATCCGAGCCGGAGGGCACCTCGGGCTCACCCGCCGGCGCCACCTCACGCTCCCGACGGGCGTCCCTCGCGCGCTTCCGGTCCCGCCGCCGACGTGCCACCCCCAACGCCTGCGAACCGCGCGCGACCGCCGGCGGCAGCACGCCACCGCTCGGCGCCGCCGGCTCCGGCCACTCGTCCGCCAGCGCCGACGCCGGGGCGACCGGCGGCACCTCGACCGGATCCGAGCCGGAGGGCACCTCGGGCTCACCCGCCGGCGCCACCTCACGCTCCCGACGGGCGTCGCTCGCGCGCTTCCGGTCCCGCCGCCGACGTGCCACCCCCAACGCCTGCGAACCGTGCGCGACCGCCGCGGCGGCGGGCTCGGCGACGTCGGCGGCGGGCTCGGCGACGTCAGCGGCGGTCCCGGCAGGCGCCGTGGCGGAAGGACCCGCGGCGTCGGCGGACATCGGGGCCCTCGACGTGAACAGGTCCTCGAGCGGTTCGAGGGCCGGCGTCTCGCGCGTCCGCGCGACGAGGCCGGTCGACGGCGTGTCGACCGACGGCGTGTCGGCCGACGGCGTGTCGGCCGACGGCCGTGGCGACTCCTGCACCGCCCGGACCTCGTCGACCGGACCCGGCAGCGGATCCGGCAGCGGATCCGGCGCCGCCGGACGGGCGCGGGTGACGACGTCGGTCGGCTGCTGTGCCAGGACCGAGGCCACGATCCGGCGGGCGATTGCCGAGGCGTCCTCGGCCGTGTCGGTCTCGGCCTCGACGACGGGGGCGGGCGGGACCGCCGGTACCACCGCGGGGCGACCAGGCACCGGCTGC
Coding sequences:
- a CDS encoding LON peptidase substrate-binding domain-containing protein; this translates as MVPHPAEECRLNPLPMFPLGTVLLPHMVLPLHVFEPRYRSLMHDVLEGDREFGVVLIRRGHEVGGGDERYAVGTVARVLRAERLDDGRWLVLSVGTRRFRVDRWDTESPYPLATVTDLPEERAAAPAVALRDTLAPRLRRILALQLELGHDGVPPTVELSDDLDVACWQAAVVAPLSPIDAQRVLETDGCGERMQLLDRMLLDLEEVLEMELRAGP
- a CDS encoding GNAT family N-acetyltransferase; this translates as MSPLPRTDVSVADPLTRTASDPTGPVAACLDARLPLDATVLGIGAFADGALPARLQGRRRRVVALVAGAGDDRPTSDRPAGTVVVGEAGQLPFADGSLDGAFATGDYFRPSTLDPSRGLAELHRVVRPGAPIVLVGSAGDDDVTGMCGGAGGEPLGWFADRGFAVEVFDTTIGFRDASEAHEVLAHWLDGCRPLPEPVPLQLRHRVFVATVASRGPAEVRIRGMRLAEAERVGSLTIEAYDRFGTIEGPYRTFLADPRLRLDTSSALLVAEVDGEVVGTVTYVVPGDGEWEGPEPAPGDCGFRVLAVDPDVQGRGVGPRLVAACRERAGEQGRHRLFISSMSWMTRAHRMYERAGFVRRPDLDVMFPGGLGVIFTLDLTDEAEERFPAPGPVPPEPPWYADAWAT
- a CDS encoding 4a-hydroxytetrahydrobiopterin dehydratase, giving the protein MSTLDPDTVDQALRERPGWSRDGDALVRRLQFPDFPAAVAFVTRVVPLAEDANHHPDLAISYRRVEVRLSSHDVGGITDRDLALAERIDAVVEDGEDAGPR
- a CDS encoding glycerate kinase; the protein is MRVVVAPDAYKGTATATEVADALARGWRRRRPDDEVVVLPLADGGEGTAEVLATAHPGARSVPAHVDGPDGRRHEAAWLALPDGTAVVELAGACGLPLLAEPDPLGAATTGLGQLSAAALDGGATRLLVTLGGSASTDGGTGALAALGARFLGPDWRPLPRGGRALHALTRIDTAGLRPPPPGGVDCLVDVTAPLLGPNGAARAFGPQKGADADQVEQLEAGLAHLAAVTAAHVDRSADATSAGPIKHPTDLVTAPGSGAAGGTGFGLAALWGARLRPGACAVADAVGLPAHLADADVVVTGEGAFDATSLQGKVVGALLDAVPSRARVALVAGRLSTPPPTRVATSRSLVELAGGEAPAMHEPIRWLVRAGAELAASGWHGDGSAADPGRR